One genomic region from Haloterrigena gelatinilytica encodes:
- a CDS encoding DUF5803 family protein, with product MNRRLVLAVIAVGLLVTTAGCSGVFSGISDEQLDRDQEYDDLRGNASDADVTIDVEGGNMLNSGEFRAVYDLDGTEELSLSQSTLFSEQALDIHSVRYWYPNGTEVTGSELDIEQSRSSTEIRVPDEDGTLAFSGEAGRKTFSLPAYVEGSHEVRLPENHRTTNFLFGDVSPNGYEREIVDDEERLYWEEVENEISVRYYLARDVPLFIGLIGTVALIGGAGIAYYYREVKRLRKEREEMGLSVDIDDDSNDGPPPGMG from the coding sequence TTGCTCGTTACCACGGCCGGCTGTTCGGGCGTCTTCAGCGGGATTTCCGACGAGCAACTCGATCGGGATCAGGAGTACGACGACCTGCGGGGCAACGCGTCCGACGCCGACGTCACCATCGACGTCGAGGGCGGCAACATGCTCAATAGCGGCGAATTCCGCGCCGTGTACGACCTCGACGGAACGGAAGAGCTCTCGCTCTCCCAGTCGACTCTCTTCAGCGAGCAGGCGCTCGACATCCACAGCGTCCGCTACTGGTACCCCAACGGAACCGAGGTGACGGGGTCGGAACTTGACATCGAGCAGAGCCGCTCGAGCACCGAGATCCGCGTCCCCGACGAGGACGGCACGCTCGCCTTTTCGGGCGAGGCGGGCCGGAAGACGTTCAGCCTGCCGGCGTACGTCGAGGGCTCCCACGAGGTCCGGCTCCCCGAGAATCACCGGACGACGAACTTCCTCTTCGGCGACGTCAGCCCGAACGGCTACGAGCGGGAGATCGTCGACGACGAGGAACGCCTCTACTGGGAGGAAGTCGAGAACGAAATCTCGGTCCGCTACTACCTCGCTCGCGACGTCCCCCTGTTCATCGGACTGATCGGCACCGTCGCGCTCATCGGGGGCGCCGGCATCGCGTACTACTACCGGGAGGTCAAGCGACTCCGCAAGGAACGCGAGGAGATGGGCCTGAGCGTCGATATCGACGACGATTCGAACGACGGCCCGCCGCCGGGAATGGGCTAA
- a CDS encoding chemotaxis protein CheW, which yields MASSVNQDRGDDRVSVLTFTLEGDRYCVRAASVDSVLGVGDDRSVATADDPWNAGTVSVAGDRIRVVDLPRAFSSSVRTINRIETPKLLVFRLTDADDAYVGWLVDDVDVTRTVRTSDLEPTPTGARIAHVKGRLEIDGDEVLWLDERAIHG from the coding sequence ATGGCATCGTCCGTAAACCAGGACCGCGGCGACGATCGGGTTTCCGTGCTGACGTTTACCCTCGAGGGAGACCGGTACTGCGTCCGGGCCGCCTCCGTCGACTCCGTTCTCGGCGTCGGCGACGACCGATCCGTCGCGACGGCCGACGACCCGTGGAACGCCGGGACCGTCTCCGTCGCCGGCGACCGCATTCGGGTCGTCGACCTCCCGCGAGCGTTCAGTTCGTCGGTCCGGACGATAAACCGGATCGAGACGCCGAAACTGCTCGTCTTTCGGCTGACCGACGCCGACGATGCGTACGTCGGCTGGCTCGTCGACGACGTCGACGTCACGCGAACCGTGCGGACGAGCGACCTCGAGCCGACGCCGACCGGCGCTCGGATCGCCCACGTCAAGGGTCGACTCGAGATCGACGGCGACGAAGTGCTCTGGCTCGACGAACGGGCGATTCACGGCTGA
- a CDS encoding chemotaxis protein CheW — protein sequence MTPDLSEKLLGIDIDDADERRQRDGSETDEPRAELEQFVVFGLGDHRFAMPVATVRTLAEVPDDVTRVPRAPPAIEGMVDLRGDITAMVDPGVHFPTVEREATAGRERLLVLDRPSDQQSAAIHVDDVIGVETVSEDDIVDETTVEESRLSGDALDHPLVAALFETEREPAAGRAGRGSQRSASAVDADRGVGGSAPSAVQRSASDGADDAVGNPFELESADAGAPDDVDEGDDRTAEAGSTREVVIEATPVVDIERLLLASGQGE from the coding sequence ATGACCCCGGATCTCTCCGAGAAGCTTCTCGGAATCGATATCGACGACGCCGACGAGAGACGGCAACGCGACGGTAGCGAGACGGACGAACCGCGGGCGGAACTCGAACAGTTCGTCGTCTTCGGACTGGGCGACCACCGGTTTGCGATGCCGGTCGCGACCGTACGCACGCTCGCGGAGGTCCCCGACGACGTTACTCGCGTCCCGCGGGCGCCGCCGGCGATCGAGGGGATGGTGGACCTGCGCGGGGATATCACGGCCATGGTCGATCCGGGCGTTCACTTCCCGACCGTCGAGCGCGAGGCCACCGCGGGGCGCGAACGGTTGCTCGTGCTCGACCGGCCGTCCGACCAGCAGTCAGCCGCGATCCACGTCGACGACGTGATCGGCGTGGAGACGGTCTCCGAGGACGATATCGTCGACGAAACGACCGTCGAGGAGAGCCGGCTCTCCGGCGATGCACTCGACCATCCGCTCGTCGCCGCGCTCTTCGAAACGGAGCGCGAACCCGCCGCCGGGAGGGCCGGCCGCGGTTCCCAGCGGAGCGCGAGCGCAGTCGATGCCGACCGCGGTGTCGGCGGCAGTGCGCCGTCGGCCGTGCAGCGGTCGGCTTCGGACGGGGCCGACGACGCGGTCGGGAATCCGTTCGAACTCGAGTCCGCGGACGCGGGAGCGCCGGACGACGTCGACGAAGGGGACGACCGAACGGCGGAGGCGGGATCGACTCGCGAGGTCGTCATCGAGGCGACACCCGTGGTAGATATCGAACGTCTCCTGTTGGCGTCCGGACAGGGAGAATAG